In one window of Streptomyces sp. FXJ1.172 DNA:
- the treY gene encoding malto-oligosyltrehalose synthase codes for MTSARPGPGVPTATYRLQLQPAFPFAAAAAAVPYLASLGVSHVHLSPVLEAVPGSTHGYDVVDHARVREELGGEEGLRALARTAREHGLGLVADIVPNHMAMAPRHNHALWEVLREGPASPYARWFDIDWEAQGGRVLLPVLGGPVGAQREQLVADGDVLRYHEHAFPLRAGTGQLPLPELLDAQWYRLVWWRLARTELNYRRFFSISELIGVRVEDPAVFDATHAKILQLLAEGVLDGLRVDHPDGLADPDGYLARLHEASGGRWTVVEKILADGERLPPSWPVAGTTGYDALRQVDGLFTDGAGAGELLAAYRRFAAPQTDRGGDWTATVRRAAYKVLTHELAAETDRLTRVATGLCASSPDLGLRDRAPWALRTALVELLVRMRVYRPYASGDAAAVVTEEAAREARHAFLVPEEAGAVDVVRRLLVETPAAASGPAAGELRARFAQTASALRAKSVEDTAFYRYVPLLSAAEVGGDPGRPGVSPQDFHAYCARVQRDWPATGTVVSTHDTKRSADVRAALAVLTECPARWTRLLAEVTLPEEGVPDGQLAWAAWQTVFGLGPVGEERVQEALLKHVREAGLYTSWTEQEPPYEEAVAAFVAAGPCGPSGGRVAAFRKALEPHVRANVLGTALVHLTMPGVPDVYQGTEGEYRALVDPDNRRPVAFPPEAPGEKDALTAAALRLRARRPAAFGTTATYTPLPADGPAAGHCVAFARSGEVVTVVTRLSLRLAEAGGWRETRLALPPGRWVDVLTPGREFTGHARVADLFERLPVALLERLGEE; via the coding sequence ATGACGTCTGCGCGACCCGGACCGGGGGTGCCCACGGCCACCTACCGGCTGCAGCTCCAGCCCGCGTTCCCGTTCGCCGCCGCCGCGGCGGCGGTGCCGTACCTGGCGTCGCTCGGCGTCTCGCACGTGCATCTGTCCCCCGTCCTCGAGGCCGTGCCCGGTTCCACACACGGCTACGACGTCGTGGACCACGCGCGCGTGCGCGAGGAACTGGGCGGCGAGGAGGGACTGCGGGCGCTGGCGCGCACCGCGCGGGAGCACGGTCTGGGCCTGGTGGCGGACATCGTGCCGAACCACATGGCGATGGCGCCCCGGCACAACCACGCCCTGTGGGAGGTGCTGCGCGAGGGGCCCGCCTCGCCGTACGCGCGCTGGTTCGACATCGACTGGGAGGCGCAGGGCGGGCGGGTGCTGCTGCCGGTGCTCGGCGGACCGGTCGGCGCGCAGCGCGAGCAGCTGGTGGCCGACGGCGACGTGCTGCGCTACCACGAGCACGCGTTCCCGCTCCGCGCGGGCACCGGGCAGCTGCCGCTGCCGGAGCTGCTGGACGCCCAGTGGTACCGCCTGGTGTGGTGGCGGCTGGCCCGCACCGAGCTGAACTACCGGCGTTTCTTCAGCATCTCGGAGCTGATCGGGGTGCGCGTGGAGGATCCGGCGGTGTTCGACGCCACCCATGCCAAGATCCTCCAGCTGCTGGCGGAGGGCGTGCTGGACGGGCTGCGGGTCGACCATCCCGACGGGCTCGCCGACCCCGACGGCTATCTCGCGCGGCTGCACGAGGCGAGCGGCGGGCGCTGGACGGTGGTGGAGAAGATCCTCGCCGACGGCGAGCGCCTGCCGCCGTCCTGGCCCGTCGCGGGCACCACCGGGTACGACGCCCTGCGCCAGGTCGACGGCCTGTTCACGGACGGGGCCGGTGCCGGTGAACTCCTCGCGGCCTACCGGCGGTTCGCGGCCCCGCAGACCGACCGGGGCGGGGACTGGACGGCCACGGTGCGCCGGGCCGCCTACAAGGTGCTCACGCACGAGCTGGCCGCCGAGACGGACCGGCTCACCCGGGTGGCCACCGGGCTGTGCGCGTCATCGCCGGACCTCGGGCTGCGGGACCGGGCACCCTGGGCGCTGCGCACCGCCCTGGTGGAGCTGCTGGTGCGGATGCGGGTGTACCGGCCGTACGCCTCCGGCGACGCCGCTGCCGTCGTCACCGAGGAGGCCGCGCGGGAGGCCCGGCACGCCTTCCTCGTGCCCGAGGAGGCCGGGGCGGTGGACGTCGTACGGCGGCTGCTGGTGGAGACGCCCGCGGCGGCGTCCGGCCCGGCGGCCGGGGAGTTGCGCGCCCGGTTCGCGCAGACCGCGTCGGCGCTGCGCGCCAAGTCGGTGGAGGACACGGCGTTCTACCGCTATGTGCCCTTGCTGTCGGCGGCCGAGGTGGGCGGCGATCCCGGGCGGCCGGGAGTGTCCCCGCAGGACTTCCACGCGTACTGCGCGCGCGTGCAGCGCGACTGGCCGGCCACCGGCACGGTCGTCTCCACGCACGACACCAAGCGCAGCGCCGACGTCCGCGCGGCGCTGGCCGTGCTGACCGAATGCCCCGCGCGGTGGACGAGGCTGCTCGCCGAGGTGACGCTGCCGGAGGAGGGCGTGCCGGACGGGCAGCTGGCGTGGGCGGCCTGGCAGACGGTGTTCGGGCTGGGGCCCGTCGGCGAGGAGCGGGTCCAGGAGGCGCTGCTGAAGCATGTGCGCGAGGCGGGCCTGTACACCAGCTGGACGGAGCAGGAGCCGCCGTACGAGGAGGCGGTGGCCGCGTTCGTCGCCGCCGGGCCGTGCGGGCCGTCCGGCGGGCGTGTGGCGGCGTTCCGCAAGGCGCTGGAGCCGCACGTCCGGGCCAACGTCCTCGGCACGGCACTGGTCCATCTGACGATGCCCGGGGTACCGGACGTGTACCAGGGCACGGAGGGCGAGTACCGGGCACTGGTGGACCCGGACAACCGGCGGCCGGTGGCGTTCCCGCCCGAGGCGCCCGGCGAGAAGGACGCTCTGACGGCGGCGGCGCTGCGGCTGCGCGCCCGGCGGCCCGCCGCCTTCGGTACGACGGCGACGTACACCCCGCTGCCCGCCGACGGTCCGGCGGCCGGGCACTGCGTGGCCTTCGCCCGCTCGGGCGAGGTGGTCACGGTGGTGACCCGGCTCTCCCTGCGCCTCGCGGAGGCGGGTGGCTGGCGCGAGACCCGGCTGGCGCTGCCGCCCGGCAGGTGGGTCGATGTGCTCACACCGGGACGGGAGTTCACCGGCCACGCGCGCGTGGCGGACCTTTTCGAGCGGCTGCCGGTGGCGTTGCTGGAGCGGCTGGGCGAGGAGTGA
- a CDS encoding M14 family zinc carboxypeptidase — MSFLPELRYPSVPELVASAQALAAQEPGLCALRQVGVSRAGRPLHLLSVGHARRAVLVVAGAHANEPTGGSTLRMLAERVLAERELRADTSWHFLLCADPDGASLHVTPAPRSLLDYHLGFYRPTGAEQPEWSPSVLPPDRLPPETRALTGVIDELRPYLQVTLHGTDLGGSWVQLTRDVPGLAEPFAKSAAQLHIPVETGASDAAGWPAAGPGVHVMPGPETGVAYPSMPDDARHSTWYHVHRYGGLTAVVEVPMWASDLVDDRAQHPAPAAAMRRLARRLTGDAREVERILAEAQPRLDGVDGPLLRAARWVLGLIPGLADDWIHTPPAGTTMAYVGSVDAFGRRLPLRAAAMLLRVLRETDDRAAPRLEQLVADWCDAFAVRFRARWVPLEHQVEHQSRTVLVAAQQARERAR, encoded by the coding sequence GTGAGTTTCCTGCCGGAGCTGCGCTATCCCAGCGTTCCCGAACTGGTCGCCTCCGCACAGGCGTTGGCCGCTCAGGAACCTGGTCTGTGCGCGCTCAGGCAGGTGGGCGTCTCGCGCGCGGGAAGACCCCTGCATCTGCTGTCGGTGGGGCACGCCCGGCGGGCGGTGCTGGTCGTGGCCGGCGCGCACGCCAACGAACCGACGGGGGGCTCCACCCTGCGGATGCTGGCCGAACGCGTCCTGGCCGAGCGGGAGCTTCGGGCGGACACGTCCTGGCACTTCCTGCTGTGCGCCGATCCGGACGGCGCGAGTCTGCATGTGACCCCCGCGCCGCGCAGCCTGCTCGACTACCACCTCGGCTTCTACCGGCCGACGGGCGCGGAGCAGCCGGAGTGGTCACCGTCGGTGCTGCCGCCGGACCGGCTGCCGCCCGAGACACGGGCGCTGACCGGGGTGATCGACGAGCTGCGCCCGTACCTGCAGGTGACGCTGCACGGTACCGATCTGGGCGGCAGCTGGGTGCAGTTGACCAGGGACGTGCCGGGGCTCGCCGAGCCGTTCGCCAAGTCCGCGGCACAACTGCACATCCCGGTGGAGACGGGCGCCTCGGACGCCGCCGGCTGGCCGGCCGCCGGCCCCGGGGTGCATGTCATGCCCGGTCCGGAGACGGGCGTCGCCTACCCGAGCATGCCGGACGACGCCCGGCACAGCACGTGGTACCACGTGCACCGGTACGGCGGTCTGACGGCCGTCGTGGAGGTGCCGATGTGGGCCAGTGACCTGGTGGACGACCGGGCGCAGCACCCGGCGCCGGCGGCGGCGATGCGGCGCCTTGCGCGGCGGCTGACCGGGGACGCGCGGGAGGTGGAGCGGATACTGGCCGAGGCGCAGCCCCGGCTGGACGGCGTCGACGGACCGCTGCTGCGGGCCGCGCGCTGGGTGCTGGGGCTGATCCCGGGGCTGGCCGACGACTGGATCCACACCCCGCCGGCCGGCACGACGATGGCGTACGTCGGCAGCGTGGACGCCTTCGGGCGGCGGCTGCCGCTGCGCGCGGCGGCGATGCTGCTGCGGGTGCTGCGGGAGACCGACGACCGGGCGGCGCCGCGGCTGGAACAGCTCGTCGCCGACTGGTGCGACGCCTTCGCGGTGCGCTTCCGGGCCCGCTGGGTGCCGTTGGAGCACCAGGTGGAGCATCAGTCCCGGACGGTGCTGGTGGCGGCGCAGCAGGCCCGGGAGCGGGCCCGGTGA
- a CDS encoding SSI family serine proteinase inhibitor has product MTYLTRATAVAGAVLAAAGLLAAGPAHAAPRDRHLGNWLHLTLTKGDAGPGAARGTVLLCDPPQGHARAAEACAELDAADGDISRIPPKSIFCPALYAPVTAHARGRWNGRPVDFRQTYTNTCVMNARTGAVFALDT; this is encoded by the coding sequence ATGACGTACCTCACCAGAGCGACAGCGGTGGCCGGAGCCGTGCTGGCGGCCGCCGGGCTCCTCGCCGCGGGCCCGGCCCACGCGGCACCCCGCGACCGCCATTTGGGCAACTGGCTCCACCTGACCCTCACCAAGGGCGATGCCGGGCCCGGTGCCGCGCGGGGCACCGTGCTGCTGTGCGACCCGCCGCAGGGCCACGCACGGGCGGCCGAGGCCTGTGCCGAACTCGACGCCGCCGACGGGGACATCTCCCGCATCCCGCCCAAGAGCATCTTCTGCCCCGCCCTCTACGCCCCGGTGACCGCCCACGCGCGCGGGCGGTGGAACGGCCGGCCGGTCGACTTCCGCCAGACCTACACCAACACCTGCGTCATGAACGCGCGCACGGGAGCGGTGTTCGCCCTGGACACCTGA
- a CDS encoding DUF1707 and FHA domain-containing protein yields the protein MTSSFEFSTYPARLSDAERDQALQVLRDGVAKGRLSHDTFVRRMELALAARHADELAALVADLPRDRRLSRAVLGTVEAVSGFTVRLRRAWQAERLPKLLLPHPGQTHPLRIGRDPANGLRLNHETVSRVHAELSRQGGMWILRDLGSTNGTTVNGRRVTGAVVVREGDSVAFGRMGFRLAVS from the coding sequence GTGACGTCGTCCTTCGAGTTCTCCACGTACCCCGCGCGGCTGTCCGACGCGGAGCGCGACCAGGCGCTTCAGGTGCTCCGCGACGGCGTCGCCAAGGGCCGGCTGTCGCACGACACCTTCGTGCGCCGTATGGAGCTGGCGCTCGCCGCCCGCCACGCCGACGAACTGGCCGCCCTCGTCGCCGACCTGCCCCGCGACAGGCGCCTGTCCCGCGCGGTCCTCGGCACCGTCGAGGCCGTCTCCGGGTTCACCGTACGGCTGCGCCGTGCCTGGCAGGCCGAGCGGCTGCCCAAGCTGCTGCTGCCGCATCCGGGGCAGACCCACCCGCTGCGCATAGGCCGCGACCCCGCGAACGGGCTGCGCCTGAACCACGAGACCGTCTCGCGTGTGCACGCCGAGCTGTCCCGCCAGGGCGGCATGTGGATCCTCAGGGACCTCGGCTCCACCAACGGCACCACTGTCAACGGCCGCCGGGTGACGGGCGCGGTCGTCGTCCGCGAGGGTGATTCGGTCGCGTTCGGCCGCATGGGGTTCCGGCTCGCCGTGAGCTGA
- the treZ gene encoding malto-oligosyltrehalose trehalohydrolase, with the protein MQFEVWAPQADRVTLHCEGATRALARDPDRAGWWTGEAEAADGARYGFALDDGPVLPDPRSRRQPDGPDGPSAVVDHGRYAWRARWQGRGLPGAVLYELHVGTYTPEGTLDAAAARLEHLVELGVTHVELMPLCPFPGRHGWGYEGVSLWAVHEPYGGPEALKRFVDRSHELGLAVVLDVVHNHLGPSGNHLPAFGPYFTDAHHTPWGSAVNLDAPGSDEVRAFLVGSALAWLRDYRIDGLRLDAVHALHDTRAYPFLEELSAAVDALAEELGRPLALIAESDLNDPRYITARAEHGLGLHAQWNDDFHHALHTTLTGETQGYYADFARAPFAALAKTLTGGYFHDGTYSSFRGRHHGRPLDRARVAAHRLLGYSQTHDQVGNRAQGDRLCARLSPGLLACAAALTLASPFTPMLFMGEEWAAGTPWQFFTDHTDPELAEAVRRGRRREFAAHGWAEEDVPDPQDPATRDRSVLDWSEPEREPHARVLAWYRRLIALRREQPDLTDPDLADTKVAYDEEARWLAFRRGDVRVALNLGKAPAAIPLGTGRVEVLAAWEPVESPGPNGLLHLPGESCVVLVQP; encoded by the coding sequence GTGCAGTTCGAGGTGTGGGCACCGCAGGCAGACCGAGTGACACTCCATTGCGAGGGGGCCACGCGCGCGTTGGCGCGCGATCCCGACCGCGCGGGATGGTGGACGGGGGAGGCGGAGGCGGCCGACGGCGCCCGGTACGGGTTCGCGCTGGACGACGGTCCCGTACTGCCCGACCCCCGATCGCGCCGCCAGCCGGACGGACCGGACGGACCGAGCGCGGTCGTGGACCACGGGCGGTACGCGTGGCGGGCGCGTTGGCAGGGACGCGGGCTGCCGGGCGCCGTGCTCTACGAGCTGCACGTGGGGACGTACACCCCCGAGGGCACTTTGGACGCGGCCGCCGCACGTCTGGAGCACCTGGTCGAACTGGGCGTCACCCACGTGGAGTTGATGCCGCTGTGCCCCTTCCCGGGACGGCACGGCTGGGGGTACGAGGGGGTGTCGCTGTGGGCGGTGCACGAGCCGTACGGCGGCCCCGAGGCGCTGAAGCGCTTTGTCGACCGGTCGCACGAACTCGGTCTCGCAGTCGTCCTGGACGTCGTGCACAACCACTTGGGCCCGTCCGGCAATCACCTGCCCGCGTTCGGGCCGTACTTCACCGACGCGCACCACACGCCGTGGGGATCGGCGGTGAACCTGGACGCGCCGGGCTCGGACGAGGTGCGCGCGTTCCTCGTCGGCAGCGCGCTGGCGTGGCTGCGGGATTACCGGATCGACGGGCTGCGCCTGGACGCGGTGCACGCGCTGCACGACACGCGCGCGTACCCGTTCCTGGAGGAGCTGTCGGCGGCCGTGGACGCGCTCGCCGAGGAGCTGGGCCGGCCGCTGGCGCTGATCGCCGAGTCCGACCTGAACGACCCGCGGTACATCACCGCGCGCGCGGAGCACGGCCTCGGGCTGCACGCGCAGTGGAACGACGACTTCCACCATGCCCTGCACACCACGCTGACCGGTGAGACGCAGGGCTACTACGCGGACTTCGCGCGCGCCCCGTTCGCGGCGCTCGCCAAGACGCTGACCGGCGGCTACTTCCACGACGGGACGTACTCGAGTTTCCGCGGCCGGCACCACGGCCGCCCGCTGGACCGCGCGCGCGTGGCCGCGCACCGCCTGCTCGGCTACAGCCAGACCCATGACCAGGTCGGCAACCGCGCCCAGGGCGACCGGCTCTGCGCCCGCCTCTCCCCCGGTCTGCTGGCCTGCGCCGCGGCGCTCACGCTGGCCTCTCCGTTCACGCCGATGCTGTTCATGGGCGAGGAGTGGGCGGCGGGCACGCCCTGGCAGTTCTTCACCGACCACACCGATCCGGAGCTGGCCGAGGCGGTACGGCGGGGCAGGCGCCGGGAGTTCGCGGCGCACGGCTGGGCCGAGGAGGACGTACCGGACCCGCAGGACCCGGCGACGCGGGACCGCTCCGTACTGGACTGGTCGGAGCCGGAGCGCGAGCCTCACGCGCGCGTGCTGGCCTGGTACCGGCGGCTGATCGCGCTGCGCCGCGAGCAGCCGGACCTCACCGACCCCGACCTCGCCGACACGAAGGTGGCGTACGACGAGGAGGCCCGCTGGCTCGCCTTCCGGCGCGGCGACGTACGGGTGGCGCTGAACCTGGGCAAGGCCCCCGCGGCGATCCCCCTCGGCACCGGCCGGGTCGAGGTCCTCGCGGCCTGGGAACCGGTCGAGAGCCCGGGCCCGAACGGCCTGCTTCACCTGCCCGGCGAATCCTGCGTGGTACTGGTCCAGCCCTGA
- a CDS encoding phosphotransferase family protein, whose amino-acid sequence MTQAPTPTADTVRRLVRSLLKESAAGGAGPDVRPVTEGGRHFTWWVGTRHVLRLAPDRDSSVRQRRELRLRDLVRPHVPVAVPVSVAHGEWAPGLSCTLDTLIPGGTAEQHDVSAVGEADLAGLLTGLRAVPVRQTETLGVPRSAPRSLEALRRMAVHAAERLAAVDEFDATRLYQLTPPGAAQLAAQAGTAVLVHHDLRGEHLVVSADGRVRGVLDWTDAAVGDPAEDIAGLVTAVGSGAAVRAATLAGYGARPCLRGLWLARCDTVIRLTDRLDGRGDSPLPLLRTQLRRAWEPILLERVTDLKEDDSEL is encoded by the coding sequence ATGACCCAGGCACCGACACCCACCGCGGACACCGTCCGCCGACTGGTCCGCTCGCTGCTCAAAGAGAGTGCGGCCGGCGGCGCGGGACCCGACGTCCGGCCCGTCACGGAGGGCGGGAGGCACTTCACCTGGTGGGTCGGCACCCGCCATGTGCTGCGGCTCGCCCCCGACCGTGACTCCTCCGTGCGCCAGCGCCGCGAACTGCGTCTGCGCGACCTGGTACGGCCGCACGTCCCGGTCGCCGTCCCAGTCAGTGTCGCGCACGGCGAGTGGGCACCGGGCCTCAGCTGCACGCTCGACACCCTGATCCCCGGCGGCACCGCAGAGCAGCACGACGTCTCGGCCGTCGGCGAGGCCGACCTGGCCGGGCTGCTCACCGGGCTGCGCGCGGTGCCGGTGCGGCAGACCGAGACGCTCGGGGTGCCGCGCAGCGCCCCGCGCTCCCTGGAGGCGCTGCGCCGCATGGCCGTGCACGCGGCCGAACGCCTCGCCGCCGTCGACGAGTTCGACGCCACGCGCCTTTACCAGCTCACCCCGCCCGGCGCGGCCCAACTCGCCGCTCAGGCCGGCACCGCTGTGCTGGTCCACCACGACCTCAGGGGCGAACATCTGGTGGTCAGCGCCGACGGCAGGGTGCGCGGCGTCCTCGACTGGACGGACGCGGCGGTGGGCGACCCCGCCGAGGACATCGCCGGGCTCGTCACCGCGGTCGGCTCCGGCGCCGCGGTCCGCGCGGCCACGCTGGCCGGCTACGGCGCCCGCCCCTGCCTGCGCGGCCTGTGGCTGGCCCGCTGTGACACCGTCATCCGCCTCACCGACCGCCTGGACGGCCGCGGCGACAGTCCCCTGCCCCTCCTGCGCACCCAGCTGCGCCGCGCCTGGGAGCCGATCCTGCTGGAACGGGTGACGGACCTCAAGGAGGACGACTCGGAGCTGTAG
- a CDS encoding aminopeptidase P family protein, translated as MTGSTPPLFTAADYRARMERAARSAADAGLAGLLVAPGPDMVWLTGYTPTAVTERLTVLVLTPGHGPVLVVPTLEAPDAEHAAGAATLTLRDWTDGKDPYAITAALLDGRGRFGISDNTWAMHLLGLQRALPDTSYASLTDALPMLRAVKDAAELELLAAAGAAADATFEEIRKVPFAGRRESDVGHDLAGLLRRFGHSQVDFTIVGSGPNGANPHHEVGDRVIQVGDMVVLDFGGLKDGYGSDTTRTVHVGEPTEEERRVHDIVRAAQEAGFAAVRPGVACQEVDRAARAVISDAGYGAHFIHRTGHGIGVTTHEPPYMIEGEEQPLVPGMCFSVEPGIYLPGRFGVRIEDIVTVTEEGGRRFNNTTREMVVVG; from the coding sequence ATGACCGGTAGTACGCCCCCGCTCTTCACCGCCGCCGACTACCGGGCCCGTATGGAGCGCGCCGCGCGCTCCGCGGCCGACGCCGGTCTCGCGGGGCTTCTCGTGGCGCCGGGACCGGACATGGTCTGGCTCACCGGCTACACCCCCACCGCCGTCACCGAACGGCTCACCGTACTGGTCCTCACCCCGGGGCACGGCCCCGTGCTCGTCGTACCGACCCTGGAGGCACCGGACGCCGAGCACGCGGCCGGCGCGGCCACGCTCACCCTGCGCGACTGGACCGACGGCAAGGACCCCTACGCCATCACCGCCGCCCTCCTCGACGGCCGCGGCCGGTTCGGCATCAGCGACAACACCTGGGCGATGCACCTGCTGGGCCTTCAGCGGGCCCTGCCCGACACCTCCTACGCCTCTCTCACCGATGCCCTCCCCATGCTGCGCGCCGTCAAGGACGCGGCGGAACTGGAACTCCTCGCGGCGGCCGGAGCCGCTGCAGACGCAACGTTCGAGGAGATCCGGAAGGTTCCCTTCGCCGGCCGCCGCGAGTCCGACGTCGGCCACGACCTCGCCGGCCTGCTGCGCCGCTTCGGCCACTCTCAGGTCGACTTCACGATCGTCGGCTCCGGCCCCAACGGCGCCAACCCGCACCACGAGGTCGGCGACCGCGTCATCCAGGTCGGCGACATGGTCGTCCTCGACTTCGGCGGCCTGAAGGACGGCTACGGCTCCGACACCACCCGCACGGTGCACGTGGGCGAGCCCACCGAGGAGGAGCGCCGCGTCCACGACATCGTGCGCGCCGCCCAGGAAGCCGGTTTCGCCGCCGTACGGCCGGGCGTCGCCTGCCAGGAGGTCGACCGCGCCGCCCGCGCGGTGATCAGCGATGCCGGGTACGGCGCGCACTTCATCCACCGCACCGGGCACGGCATCGGGGTCACCACGCACGAGCCGCCGTACATGATCGAGGGCGAGGAGCAGCCCCTCGTGCCGGGGATGTGCTTCTCGGTGGAGCCCGGCATCTATCTGCCCGGCCGCTTCGGGGTGCGCATCGAGGACATCGTCACGGTGACCGAGGAGGGCGGCCGTCGTTTCAACAACACGACCCGCGAGATGGTCGTCGTGGGCTGA
- a CDS encoding PDZ domain-containing protein, with the protein MEQTALRPKPMPGQDPREGAGPGPGPARRPHAARRRGRGLRTLLFCLCTGTLLVLSGVGVGTVGATVIGMSKLAELRHQVPSSAPSPRGAPVATPSPVPAPPGATLGVEAVDSEKVGALVVGVHVPGPGYAAGLVRGDVLLQFGSARVDTAAELARAVARARPGQAVLLTVRHRSGGFQQLTVVPGVVT; encoded by the coding sequence ATGGAACAGACTGCGTTGCGTCCCAAGCCCATGCCCGGACAGGACCCGCGGGAGGGCGCCGGCCCGGGCCCCGGCCCCGCCCGCCGCCCGCATGCCGCGCGCCGGCGCGGACGCGGGCTGCGGACCCTGCTGTTCTGCCTGTGCACCGGCACCCTGCTGGTGCTGTCCGGCGTTGGTGTCGGCACGGTCGGCGCCACGGTGATCGGCATGAGCAAGCTCGCCGAACTACGGCACCAGGTCCCGTCCTCGGCCCCTTCGCCCAGGGGCGCCCCCGTCGCCACCCCGAGCCCGGTTCCGGCACCGCCCGGGGCGACCCTGGGCGTGGAGGCCGTGGACTCCGAGAAGGTGGGTGCGCTGGTCGTGGGCGTGCACGTGCCCGGACCCGGTTACGCGGCCGGACTCGTCCGCGGGGACGTCCTGCTCCAGTTCGGCTCCGCGCGCGTCGACACGGCCGCCGAACTCGCCCGGGCCGTCGCCCGAGCCCGGCCGGGCCAGGCGGTGCTCCTCACCGTGCGTCACCGCAGCGGGGGCTTCCAGCAGTTGACGGTGGTACCGGGAGTGGTGACCTGA
- the phsA gene encoding O-aminophenol oxidase PhsA: MRQQAPEPGELTPYVAPLTVPPVLRPAADDVLRETEIAVRPAWVRLHPQLPPTLMWGYDGHVPGPTIEVRRAERVRIAWTNRIPKDSEYPVISVEVPAGPPGTPPPSTVPGREGVEPDKDVAALPAWTVTHLHGAQTGGGNDGWADNAVGHGDAQLSEYPNDHQAVQWWYHDHAMNITRWNVMTGLYGTYLLRDDEEDALHLPSGKREVPLLLADRNLDTDEDGRVNGRLLHKTVIVQQSNPETGKPVSVPFTGPYTTVNGRIWPYAEVDPAWYRFRLVNASNARIFELVLIDEHGKPVPGVVHQIGSDGGLLPRPVPIDFEGGLPTLTAAPAERFDLLVDFRTLAGRTLRLVNRGPNQPAGVPDPVGNVRYPAVMEFRIGESCEEEDTFELPEVLSGSFRRLTHDLPHGHRLVLLTPPATKGAGGHPEIWELTEVEDTSGLQLPADGIVQVTGPDGSTKTYRRTSRTFNDALGFTIAEGGYEQWSFLNLAPIVHPMHIHLADFQLLGRDAYDVSGFDPAIGGTRTPLRHDAGRTIPLAPNEQGNKDVFRVPGSQMLRVMGRFDGAYGRFMYHCHLLEHEDMGMMRPFVVMPAEAMKFDHGAGHGGHEGHMG; this comes from the coding sequence ATGCGGCAGCAGGCTCCGGAGCCGGGTGAACTGACGCCGTACGTCGCGCCGTTGACCGTTCCGCCGGTCCTGCGGCCCGCCGCGGACGACGTCCTGCGCGAGACCGAGATCGCCGTGCGCCCGGCCTGGGTGCGCCTCCACCCGCAGCTGCCGCCGACCCTGATGTGGGGCTACGACGGACATGTGCCGGGCCCGACCATCGAGGTGCGGCGCGCCGAGCGCGTCCGCATCGCCTGGACCAACCGCATACCGAAGGACAGCGAGTACCCGGTCATCTCCGTCGAGGTGCCCGCCGGCCCGCCCGGCACCCCGCCGCCCAGCACCGTGCCGGGCCGCGAGGGCGTCGAGCCCGACAAGGACGTCGCCGCCCTGCCCGCCTGGACGGTGACCCATCTGCACGGCGCCCAGACCGGCGGCGGCAACGACGGCTGGGCGGACAACGCCGTCGGCCACGGCGACGCCCAGCTGTCGGAGTACCCCAACGACCACCAGGCGGTGCAGTGGTGGTACCACGACCACGCCATGAACATCACCCGGTGGAACGTGATGACGGGCCTGTACGGCACCTACCTCCTGCGGGACGACGAGGAGGACGCCCTCCACCTGCCGTCCGGAAAGCGGGAGGTACCCCTGCTGCTCGCCGACCGCAACCTCGACACGGACGAGGACGGCCGCGTCAACGGCCGGCTGCTGCACAAGACGGTGATCGTCCAGCAGAGCAACCCGGAGACCGGAAAGCCGGTCTCCGTTCCCTTCACCGGCCCGTACACCACGGTCAACGGCCGCATCTGGCCGTACGCCGAGGTGGACCCCGCCTGGTACCGCTTCCGGCTGGTCAACGCCTCCAACGCGCGCATCTTCGAGCTGGTCCTGATCGACGAGCACGGCAAGCCGGTGCCGGGCGTCGTCCACCAGATCGGCAGCGACGGCGGGCTGCTGCCCCGCCCGGTGCCGATCGACTTCGAGGGGGGCCTGCCGACGCTGACCGCCGCGCCGGCCGAGCGCTTCGACCTGCTGGTCGACTTCCGCACCCTGGCCGGCCGTACCCTGCGGCTGGTGAACAGGGGCCCGAACCAGCCGGCGGGCGTGCCCGACCCGGTCGGCAACGTGCGCTACCCGGCGGTGATGGAGTTCCGGATCGGCGAGTCGTGCGAGGAGGAGGACACCTTCGAACTGCCCGAGGTGCTCTCGGGCTCCTTCCGCCGCCTGACCCACGACCTCCCGCACGGCCACCGCCTGGTCCTGCTCACCCCGCCCGCCACCAAGGGCGCGGGCGGCCACCCGGAGATCTGGGAGCTGACCGAGGTCGAGGACACGAGCGGGCTCCAGCTCCCGGCCGACGGCATCGTGCAGGTCACCGGGCCGGACGGCAGCACGAAGACGTACCGGCGCACCTCTCGGACGTTCAACGACGCACTCGGCTTCACCATCGCCGAGGGCGGCTACGAGCAGTGGAGCTTCCTCAACCTCGCGCCCATCGTCCACCCCATGCACATCCACCTGGCCGACTTCCAGCTGCTCGGCCGGGACGCCTACGACGTCTCGGGCTTCGACCCGGCCATCGGCGGCACCCGTACACCGCTGCGCCACGACGCCGGCCGGACGATCCCGCTCGCACCCAACGAGCAGGGCAACAAGGACGTCTTCCGGGTTCCGGGCAGCCAGATGCTGCGGGTCATGGGCCGCTTCGACGGGGCGTACGGCCGCTTCATGTACCACTGCCACCTGCTGGAGCACGAGGACATGGGCATGATGCGGCCCTTCGTGGTCATGCCGGCCGAGGCCATGAAGTTCGACCACGGCGCCGGACACGGCGGCCACGAGGGACACATGGGCTGA